The DNA region AAAAAGAAAAAATAAAGAAAGGGGACGACGGCATGTCTTTTGCTTCGGAACTTCAGAAAATCAGAACAGAGAATAATATATCACAGGAAGGACTGGCTGAACTGCTGGGGGTATCGCGTCAGTCGGTATCCAAGTGGGAGCGCGGAAAAGGCTATCCGGAAATTGAAAAACTGATATTTATAAGTGAACGTTTCGGCGTATCGCTCGATACACTGCTCAAAAGCAGGGACGATCATCCCAGTAGTCAGAGACGGCCTATAAGTCTTGAAAAGGAAAGTCCGGAAAATCTGCGCATCAGCAGCAGATCAGATTCAGTAAGAATCAGCTATCCGGAAAATTCGCTCGATGAGGAGATATATCCGGAAAATAAAGTCTATGCCTCAGAGAATAACACGGCTTTTTTCGGTAACACTGTAGTGTCAGGAAAATCCGGACTCAGAGCATATACCGACACTTCCGGCGCATCATATTCTGCCGGCGGCAGTTCCGGAGGAAAAAAGAGCTTCACAGGACAGGTGTTTGACCGCATCCGTCGGAGAAGGAAGCGCTTAAAACCATTTGCGAGACGTTTTCTGCTTGCCCTTGTTATTCTGTCATATACAGTGGGGATTATCTGCTTTATTTTAGTTGCGAGCGGGTATTTTGACAGGACTGTCTACAAGACTGTCTATACTGAAAGTCCGATGGATGGTGTATACGACGATGGATTACCTGACCCGGATATACCATATCCGGATTTAAGATATCTTTATGATGAAGCTACAGGAACAAGATATATTTTCGACAGTCAGTATTCGGATGGTATTGTACAGGATGTGCAGAGTACCGATTTAAACGAATGTATTAAACTTACCGATCCTGAAACAGGAAATACATTTTACTGTGAAAACAGTTACTATTATAACAATGCAGCTGTTTCACCTGCAGAGGAAAATTCTCATGTGTACGTGATACCGTATTATATGCTTGCAGGAGCTGTTCATGCGGAA from Ruminococcus sp. HUN007 includes:
- a CDS encoding helix-turn-helix transcriptional regulator, giving the protein MSFASELQKIRTENNISQEGLAELLGVSRQSVSKWERGKGYPEIEKLIFISERFGVSLDTLLKSRDDHPSSQRRPISLEKESPENLRISSRSDSVRISYPENSLDEEIYPENKVYASENNTAFFGNTVVSGKSGLRAYTDTSGASYSAGGSSGGKKSFTGQVFDRIRRRRKRLKPFARRFLLALVILSYTVGIICFILVASGYFDRTVYKTVYTESPMDGVYDDGLPDPDIPYPDLRYLYDEATGTRYIFDSQYSDGIVQDVQSTDLNECIKLTDPETGNTFYCENSYYYNNAAVSPAEENSHVYVIPYYMLAGAVHAENQHEYTACQDINTNTWYFVPNMILEKCEATFETETDADAGHRS